In Notolabrus celidotus isolate fNotCel1 chromosome 8, fNotCel1.pri, whole genome shotgun sequence, a genomic segment contains:
- the LOC117817699 gene encoding uncharacterized protein LOC117817699, translated as MTGEAELLCVPCNSHDTAHKECFHLTAQGSKDFKEPKEQSVKEETFSVVLIGSATASVVFLVALLLWAFLLTAERFKQIPELCPVPEALLSVGDLQYEPLCRTTETEARQSEASSEELLPDKDPPRGLNSLSHENELPPTSIVINVTTNIKPSSKKEENVSQQGQQSRCDTKEEKYQMEQQLQKIWEVAQGYRSPQRLPGPFSVPAHLHVHTAAPAGPGCCSPA; from the exons ATGACGGGGGAAGCTGAGCTGCTATGTGTGCCTTGTAACAGTCATGACACAGCCCATAAAGAGTGTTTCCATCTAACAGCTCAAGGATCCAAAGATTTCAAAGAACCCAAGGAGCAGA GTGTTAAAGAAGAAACCTTTTCAGTGGTCTTGATTGGTTCAGCAACAGCTTCCGTTGTCTTTCTGGTTGCTCTGCTGCTTTGGGCTTTCCTTCTGACTGCAGAGAGATTCA AGCAGATTCCTGAGCTCTGTCCTGTGCCTGAAGCACTGTTGTCTGTAGGGGACCTTCAATACGAACCTTTGTGCAGGACTACAGAGACAGAAGCCAGACAATCAGAGGCCTCTTCAGAGGAGCTTCTTCCAGATAAAGATCCCCCCAG AGGCCTTAACTCACTGAGCCATGAGAATGAGTTGCCCCCTACTTCTATTGTGATTAATGTCACCACCAATATTAAGCCATCCAGCAAGAAAGAGGAGAACGTCTCACAGCAGGGACAGCAAAGCCGCTGTGATACCAAGGAGGAG AAATATCAGATGGAACAACAACTTCAGAAAATTTGGGAGGTGGCTCAAG GTTATCGCTCACCTCAGAGACTTCCAGGACCTTTTTCAGTACCTGCGCACCTCCACGTACACACTGCTGCCCCAGCTGGCCCAGGCTGCTGCTCTCCTGCCTAA